ttctataccatttttgtttttaatttaaaaaaatacaaattttaaattgttcCATTTAAGTacacatttaaaatatattagcattgaaaattaataagatCAGTTCAAAAATCGAcgaaaattaacgattttccatggaatgtCCCTTACTATTgactttgtcattgtacttctaAGCGAGATTTTTATTCGCCACACGTAAGCACATCGTGCCCACCAATgtgccaaatatgaaataaacactaAAAAACAATTTCTGAGAAGATAAACACTGGAGGAATTTTTTCTCTCCACCATTTAGTTTGCTATCGCGCACTAAGTACTTCAATTTCGAGAAAAATGTGGCTTTTTCGGTTATGCCGAGAAGCCAGATATATATGCAAGGGTGCCGTGATGACTCAACCCTGtcattaattattttttataatttctacttataattaataattttgaggtcaatattttttagaaacacaaccacttatttttattaagcttgATCCCCGTATTTGCCTGAATCCAATCCAAGTAGGAAGTGACACGAGTATGTCCAGCTGGTGAATCACTTTCACATCCTTTGTGTGAATGAAAAGACATAATACCAATTTGAAGCTTTGAAGATGCCAACACCAATGGACCACCAGAATCACCACGACAAGCTGCAATACGATTGACAGTGGAAGTACACAAATTTCCGGTATCGATCTTAGATGAACCGTATTCTTCAGCACATACTTCGTTCGAGATCACTTTCAAATTGGCGAACTGTAAAACAGGTGAACACGATGTGGATGCATCAGAGGTACGACCCCATCCAGAAGCCACTACAGTTTCATCAACGTAAGCGGGACAGCTTGGAGCACATTTTGGTAGAGACACCGGTTTAATGGCAGCTGAATATTTTACAGCTGGAATTTTGATCAAAGCTATATCATTTATCTTAGTTTCCACATCGAATGCGGGATGAACTTTAATGTCACATTTCTCCACCTTCAGGCGTACAATGGGATCTAACCGAGTGATGCTGCCTAAGAATAGGATCACGCTAATAGCACTGAAATTAAAACGATTGACTAGATCTGATTGCGTATGGACAGTGCGTTGTTGGGTGATTAacttattaacttttcttttcgcCAATTGTCTCACACCCTAAAACATACAGTACATATAATTAAAAACTTACTTTAAAGTACAATGAGCAGCCGTCAGTACCCATTCTTCGCTTATTAGAGATCCACCACAAAAGCGAGCATTTTCACCATCAAAGAACGACAAACCAGCTTGATAAGGAAATTGATTAGCAGAAGCCGTTTGACCATTTGCTATACGTAGACTTACAGCTACCTTTTGCACCATAGACCCTAAGCGTTCACGTTGTGTATTTCTAGATCCCCGATTTTCAAGCCCCGAGGCGATGCATAGTAGGAGCGACGAAGCTATCAACAATTTCATGTTGCTGACGTTCAAGCAAATTCAGACTGACTAAAGCATAGGCTATTTTGGTTTATTTGTAGTATAGTTCAATAACGTACTATGGGATAGTTTGCAATATTTTGTCATAAATGCATATATTTCGGCAATTCACAGTATATGGGGTTTTGGCTGCGCAACAAGCgagatttttattttctatcgATTAAGGACACTTCGGATAGATTTTAACTTTTCACCTTAACTTCAAAGTTTCAATCGGTCTAGAAAGAACAGAATAGtgatcttatatataaaattctcgttTCACCGTGTTTGTTGTTGAATTCCCTTGAAACGGTTCGAACCGTTTTCATGAATTTTTGCGAACAGCGAactcttaattttattttgacaaaactttttatacctaccaccctctgggactgaaaATAACTCTGGGACTTGGGCTGGGACTAGTACCcggactgggaataagggatggagaagcaTAAAAAGGGCTAAGCAGAAGAAAAACGGTGGAAGGAGAAAAAGACTGAGAAATAGGTAGAGCTTTGAGAAGTTAGAAAGATGGATATAGATGGAGGGAGGGAAGAAGAAGGACAGGGAGCTAGaaagaaaaaaaggatgaaagggACGGAAAGgaagaaagagacgcagagaggGGAGTGAATGTAGGGATAAAGAAAAAAAGGAGAGAGTGGgagggaggttaggttaggttgtactggccggacctcacatatactgaatgattCGGTAGTGTGGCAAGAAGTTTATTTTACGAGCAAACTGAAAGagtctatcaaaaaccaggacctatattataaattAACTCTGTccgcttggcaaatactagaagctttctaggacttatggCACTTTCTGCTTCAAGATATGACAGCTATATCACtctaaaagctggagtcttagcctggcaagcgcagggcatgagcacaataCGTGCTCGATCGTCtcatcctccaacccgcacttcctacatctgctagctTAATTTGAAGGTGACGCCAAGAGGCAGTGTCCGGTCGGAATGAGACACAGTCCTCTGCTTTCAATGATAGGAATAACTTTGTTACAGCCTTGCACTGGGTTccctttcccgcttggttgatcatgtgcaactcACGCCTTCTCTTAATATCGGTCAATCTAAGTGGGACGACTGCGGAGCAACCTTCGGGGCCTTTTTTAGTtggttcatctgctttttcattcctatctattctcatatgccctaggacccaatatagatatatgtgaTTCTCCTTGtgccgattctttccagggatggCTTACATTCTAACAGACCTtttgatgctgtgctatgcgaaattattgccttaattgctgattggctgtcaatgtaaaagttgacacggctgcagtttaagctattttctactgtgtttctactgctttgccTACAGCTACTACTGCTGCTTGGAAACCGCTGCAGGAATCTGGCAGCTTGTGAACCTGTTTATTACGGTATCAACACAGTATACCGCAGGGTAAGGCAGGAGCTAGGGACATTAATGTGATTGGATTTCTGGAATATAGAAACCATCAATTTAAGGACCGGAGTAGGAGTTGAAAAATGTTAGATTTTCATTATTCCCTCTGTACTGTTTGTatgtagtacatacatacatatgtatatctatatgTATTGTAATGAGTTTTGGGAATTTCCTGATAATTACAccccttctgcaaacgttcgtatCGCCGAACTGtgtttatttagtctactttgggagtagtacaattatacttcaatatcatgtacttcacaacagcgtatttaaatcaaactgctcaTTCATTCCTCAGcttccgctgcttttatactctctgttgcctcgtccgcatatttcgactaaggtctagacgttttgcTTTCTAGAACAGttatatctcctgcttggtaattgagctatatgcgtgtgtatgtgtgagtaacaacttcggctgatgacaacATGTGTgcatgtgagatatctcttcatttcgagctgctagttatgtgtgtgcatgtacataagtttggctgcttactgtatttgttgATGTGATTATCTATTAACAGCATGTTGGTACTAATATTCGTGACAGTGCCCTCCACCGaagtctgatcgccccgatcaCACAAATCTCTAAAcgattgtataacagtaccaaatctttcTCCAAGAGACCtcccgaatttttgttctcattgtacctgtgTTTTATCTTAATTCTCATTATCCTAGTTCGttgcctcgcactctgttgtttggccactggactacttcgcagagcttgagcTTGACGGATTCcttttgcataatcagtatcgttctgaggttcacaacagtagtgcgccctggcttggaaccacccttgcattctttctgggaaattctttccttcgttttagtgcgtccattagggtttttctCGCAGATacattcggttttgatttgttgggcccattcgttccatcaacctttgcccgatttactgcCTTTGAATTTTGTGGCCTTTGTCGAATCTccttcaccagcactcgcttacagctgagccctttctccaaactgaagttaagttgtacatccttgttcttatacctcataatccttctttgcaagtcgatcctgatgccatggtcaattAAGAAGTTCGTATCGCCGAACTGtgtttatttagtctactttgggagtagtacaattatacttcaatatcatgtacttcacaacagcgtatttaaatcaaactgctcaTTCATTCCTCAGcttccgctgcttttatactctctgttgcctcgtccgcatatttcgactaaggtctagacgttttgcTTTCTAGAACAGttatatctcctgcttggtaatcgagctatatgcgtgtgtatgtgtgagtaacaacttcggctgatgacaacATGTGtgcgtgtgagatatctcttcatttcgagctgctagttatgtgtgtgcatgtacataagtttggctgcttactgtatttgttgATGTGATTATCT
The Eurosta solidaginis isolate ZX-2024a chromosome 5, ASM4086904v1, whole genome shotgun sequence DNA segment above includes these coding regions:
- the LOC137252711 gene encoding collagenase-like, coding for MRIKIKHRVYGAKGSSGLSFFDGENARFCGGSLISEEWVLTAAHCTLNAISVILFLGSITRLDPIVRLKVEKCDIKVHPAFDVETKINDIALIKIPAVKYSAAIKPVSLPKCAPSCPAYVDETVVASGWGRTSDASTSCSPVLQFANLKVISNEVCAEEYGSSKIDTGNLCTSTVNRIAACRGDSGGPLVLASSKLQIGIMSFHSHKGCESDSPAGHTRVTSYLDWIQANTGIKLNKNKWLCF